TCAGAGTCTCTATTGTTTGGGAGATACACGCATGCACCGCCATACCATAAACTGTCAGCATTAGCAAACATACAGTTCTCCTGATGCATTTGAAAAACAATTAGCAAAAAACAGTTTTCAGAAACTTTGCAGATTATAGTTGTAGCACAGCCTAGCTTCATAAACCTAGTTGTAGCACAGCCTAGCTTCATAAACCTAGTTGTAGCACAGCCTAGCTTCATAAACCTAGTTGTAGCACAGCCTAGCTTCATAAACCTAGTTGTAGCACAGCCTAGCTTCATAAACCTAGTTGTAGCACAGCCTAGCTTCATAAACCTAGTTGTATCATAGCtttcatcaattttaaaatttatattttttaacagtcTCTTTTGGTCAAATGCTTAAGCTGATGAAAATAACATTCCACCATCTTACCAAttatttcaaacttttaaaatgctacatttctttaaaaatttataaaaaaatatgatgtatatattaataacattattatgtatgtataccaatatatatgaAACACTATAAAGCAACAATTCCCACAATTCACACTAAATTATGGTCAACTACAAGTCAAGTCACAAAAAACAAGGGCGATGACTCCAGACAGTTGTAACTCTACTGACAAGATGTTTACAACCACAAATATTGACCATAAGCTCTCTAATGCACACGCTAATGCTCTGGTAATTTTTCATTTCAACAACATAATACTCTACCACCACTAAATAAATTAGCATGTATTAATCCATAATTCACTTTATAGTATAAATATAACATGCAAAAATCACCTTTTTAATAATACCAAATGCCAGAAagccatttttttcttttgacatgtaatgagaaacatcagtttgttgatgattactaatgacaataaaaaattatacaaacatTTACATACACACATGTGAGCTAGGCATTAAATTactaagagttgtcttcttattATTGTTGTCCATTTTGAATCAGGAGAAGACAACAAGGAAAGTATAGAGGAGTTCTTACATGTGATAGAAGAAAGCTCATGATGAACTTGGCATTTtaactaaataatttttgttgaaataaaaaaccAACTCGCTTTGATTAATTtctaaataatagaaaaatcaaagaaaACATATTAAAACTTTAGAAACACATCTGATTTATCCTTACAATAAACAAATACAGTTATTGCAGAATGTATATTTAAACATTTCAGCATTGATAAATGGTATAGCATTTTGATAACTTATAGTGTGATCATCAAAATCGCGCAGGGTGGTAAATAATGCATAGAGAAGAGCAGGCTATCCAGCATTGCATAAGCTTTTCAATATTCAAACGTACTTGAGAGTTGTCCCCTCGCCAAAAACTCTATTGAAATCAACTTGGCGAAGTTTGACACCTTCGAGTTGCCACCGACCAGTTCTCCTGGCAATGCTCACTATGGTTACCAGCGCGTGAAGGTCATGCTCGAGGGCTGACCTATGATCGTCTACATCGTTGTATCGTGACTCAAGTCTCCTATATCTGTCCTGAATGTCCTGTAAGATAAGATAACTACAGTCATAGCCTTTCTGAAAGATGAAAAATGTAAGCAGACTACGACTAAAAACTGAGCACTAAATCATAATATGGATTAGTAGTCATtgatgtctatgtctatgcaactTGCATAGAAATCCCTCATCTTTTGGTCATGATGGATTTAGAAGAAGCACTCTATGAAATCATAAACAAGATAGAGAGTCTCTGAGTATTTTCTAGGGTGATATCACCCAGATAGACATGAGCATGTCTCATTCACTGAACTTGCTCTACTTTCAGGAAAAGGAACATGGGCATGAAACTTGCTAAGAGTCTAGCTAACTATTTggttaatttatgaaaaaggcAAGTCAACTTCGCGCTAACTACGTAATAATTTGCACCGACAGGTTTATTGAAATAGTAAGAGAGCAAATGGTTCTGTACAATCCAGCCATTCCTGACtacaaaaatgttatatatatgattCAACACGTGACCAGAGATTGTTGAAACATTTGCGGAAGACGATGTTAAGCTCTACTGCAAAATATAagctgtaaaatattaaattgaaCATGCCAACAAGGAGCTGGCTTTGCTGAGCCAAATTATACAAACTTATTAACTACTAGGAAAATGCTCTACATAGAATGCTctacatacacacacactctATCAGGCAGAGGAGTTGATTCTAGAAATTTGTCTGACACTGAAATGTAAGCCGAGAGCACTGCTATAGAGAGTGCAAACTCTTTATAAAAGGCAATATAATGGCGCATCCATAGCACTACTACTACAGGGTTACAATTTCATAAACAAAGACTCACTGATATCACATCCTCATGCTTCTTCTTGCTGAGGACAGCAGCTTGAAGCTCTAGCTCAAATCCTTTGGCCTTCTGGTTGCATTCCTAGAGTGTGACACCAAAACCTTCCATATGCCAATGTTTGGTCAACTGATACCAGAGctatcaactacatgtatacactTTTAGTACCAATAACATAATGTTTAATAAAGGATAAATACTGAAAAATTTGGGTCCATAAAGGCATATTTGTGCTGATGAAACAGGCCCCGACCACAGGATCAAGGTAGTATACAACGGAAGGTACTCATCAGTTCTCGTACACAGTATACCGTAGAAAACTGTCTTAAataatcttttaataaatatggtaTCTCAATAAACATCAAATATAAATCAGTTAACCTTCTTCATGTAGTTATGAggtataattaatataaaatcACCTCTAACACAGCTGATGTTTTGAGGCAGCAGTTGATTTTAACAACTTAACAGTTAAGCAGTTAATAACTTAACATCTCATACTTGTTACTTTAGTTAATTCACAATGGAGACTCAAGTCATGATCATGTGCTGACGGGTTGATATGTATGTTTGATAACACACATTTTCATATAAAATGTGCTTTTGTCTTTTAATTGTAGAGTAAATTCGGAAAGTTTCAAATGAAATGGCAATGAactatataaacaaaaaaacacatGGAGGCATAGAAAATGTATTGCTCGCTATCAATCAGATTTTGCCTTGTGCTACTTACTATGGCAACCGAAGTGATACATACATGATGCTCGACAAATATAATGACATCAGTGTGTGTTGATACAGAGTGTGGGTGATAGTGATGTTGTAGCAATACACCATATTAACCAATGAGTAAATGTCTTGCATGCACAACTGATCGAGTCACGTCGAGAGTCGACCGACTCTCGACACGACACTCTCAACTGAACGAGATCGAGTCGATGACTTGAGTCAATAATCTACACAAACAGctaataataactaaatatCGCTCGCTACTCAATAAATTATGGTATAATTCAGATATCAAACCTTAGCCGTAGCCACAGCCTTGGTGAGTTTAGCTTCTAAGTTGGTAACTCTACTATTAGCCTCAGCTTCAAGTTGCTCGACAGTCTGTACAAGAACCTCATTCTGTTCGCTCAGATCTTTCACATAGCTGTCATAAACTTTCACTTGTGCCTTTAAGACAAACCAACACAATAGACATCATTGTACTTAGGCAACATAATGTAGTAGCGCCAGCATTGTTATTGTAGTACAATAGTGAACTACGCTAAAGGGCAGCTGGCTAGAAACCTAGATTCTTTCCACAAACTGATTCAAAATTTACAAAGCTTTAAATTATTGTTAATGAATGGGAAACatcaatattgttttgttgATGAAGAGTAGATGAACCACCAACCTACGGTAACTGGATTATGCAAGACATAATTATGTTAGCTTAGCAAGTATCCAGTCTAATGAATCGACTGCGTCCATTGGGACAAAGGTAACTGCCTCTTTCCACTGATCAGAGTACCAGCTAGCATAGATTTTCAACTTTTATATTTGAAAACCAGCTCGATAGCAAAGGATAGTTTTACAAGAAAGTTGTGAACAAAAAATCATCTCCAAAAAAAGACTTTGTAGAAAATATTGCCAAAAGAGATTCTATTCAAAATGTGAGAAATCCTTAACGTAAGGTTTTGGTGTGCAACATGCATTAAAACACTTTTAGATCAGGTTAGTACAATCCAAAGCAAAGACCTAGAAATAGTAACAATGTGAAACACCATTTGTAACTAAATGCATGCCTTTTTGCAACcattgtatacaattttgtatttttatatgtattttgcatgttCTTGAAAGTTTTAATAAGACATTTATGAAATCCTTGTGAAATATTGAAGAGAATTTTGAAGCTTTTAAtccatttaataatttttattgccaAATAAGCATAGCAAATGACTTACATGCACATACAAATGCAGATGAAGCCTGCATGCGCAACAGTTTTTTGTAGGCAAAGATTGCGACACCTGCTGTTTCTATGCCCACAATTTTCTCGCTTTTAGTGTTTAGTAATTTGAAGCATTCAAGCAATTGATTCCGCTTATGCTTAGCTTACACATTAGCTCAGCCATTTACGCCAGTAAGTCAGCTTCAAATGAGATCTTCAGAGTTGTATTCTTTGTTTAAAGCTCTTCTCGAGATTGTCAAGTAAAATTCCTATTTGTTTCAACTCAGAAATACGATTTGATGCTCAACATCTACATGGTCAAAAGACTTGCAAAGCACTGATTTTTACACCTAAATGCAAAAATATAGACCTAGTTTCTGTTTAATATGACCGACAGACATTTAGCAACTGATGGTATCTACCTAGCTTGCAGCACTACTGCTTACCTCATAATTGGTTAAAGATTCGTTCACAGAACTATCTTTGACAAGCTGTGCCGCTTGATGACATTCTTTAGCTTTAAGCTTAGCTAATCTGCCCTCATATAGCTTCTTGAACTCTCCCAAAAGTCCTTGCATTCGATGACTAGGAGGTCTAGTTGTCATTTTAATAACTAAATTTACAACATTTTGTAATCCTATGAATGTAGATTTCTGTGAAATTCcacaaaaaaatacaatttcTCAAATCATCAATGAAAAAAGAAGCTGTTGCCAGGTTGAATTCTCCGCTGTTATGACGCGTCTCCAACTTTCTCTCGTTTCGTGAGATAGCTTAGGTTCTACGCTTTAAATTTCCTACCCTTTATTTAGGCGCGTGGTGATTGGAAAATATGAGTAATGAGGCGTAAATGGGCTGAACCACTGACGTAGCCATTCTCGAATAAACTTCGGTAGACGTCAGGTTGTCAGGGACATGGAGCCCGAATTAATGGAAACTGATGCTCTCGAGATTCTGCCTGATGCTGGTCTAGAGGAGCCACAGTAAGTTATACAGGTCGCATTAGTTGTTTTAGAATAACAATATTCACCAGTTCTTTCGAGTGTAGGATGAAAATGTGAACATATCAACATACATGGATCGAGAAGTTGCTAGAACATTCTGTATATCCGGTTTTGTGAGGCGGTCGATTTGAGTTACATGTCACGTCCATTGttagtttttatgttttgtaCGTATGTTAACCTGTGCGTGTTTGTGTGAGTGGAATGCAATTTTGATCAAATAATAGTTTGACGTTAATGTAATTGTAGTTGGTGTTTTTGGAGCAGCTAGTTTCAGTTTTTAGTTCCGTTATTTTTGTGTCATAATAGTGATTTGGTGTTGATGCTAGATGTTTTTAATGGTTCCTTTTTTTATTTAGTGTTGCATGCTGTTATTTTTTTTAGATGTTTCGTGTTCATAATCAGGCTTATGTAATATATCTGCTTGAGTGGCTATTATGTTTTCGTTTGCTGTTGGatatttattttcaatcttTTGTAATCTCTAACCCCTCGAGAATGTTCACAAATTAATTCTCATACTCATGTTTATATTGCCTTCAATTGAGTGTGATTTTTGTCTTTCATAAATCACATTTAATTGAAGAAGCTACATTTTTTTAGTTGCAGACTTCTAGCGTTTACACAGAGAATATAATAGCAGTCGCTAATGCAAACTCAATTCATCCCATTGTTCTTTTCTCCATTTCTTCAAATGCTGTCAAACAAA
Above is a window of Watersipora subatra chromosome 3, tzWatSuba1.1, whole genome shotgun sequence DNA encoding:
- the LOC137390767 gene encoding uncharacterized protein, with product MQGLLGEFKKLYEGRLAKLKAKECHQAAQLVKDSSVNESLTNYEAQVKVYDSYVKDLSEQNEVLVQTVEQLEAEANSRVTNLEAKLTKAVATAKECNQKAKGFELELQAAVLSKKKHEDVISDIQDRYRRLESRYNDVDDHRSALEHDLHALVTIVSIARRTGRWQLEGVKLRQVDFNRVFGEGTTLKPDAKVQEMTAEINRRGQTINQLQAELGAIRADYDHLLETMQSQSQVTTPTGTTESSSRPITELEINVMKLKS